Genomic segment of Verrucomicrobium sp.:
CAGAGGGGGGCGAGGTGGAGGAAGTTGAGCGGGCCGGGCAGGCGGTAGAGGTCGTCCGGGGAGAGCCTGCAGAAGCCCAGGAGGAGCTGCTCGATGTGCTCCGGGCAGCCGGAAGCCACCTCCAGGCGGACGGCGTTGCCCCGGTTCCGCTTCCGCAGTTCCTCCTCCACGGTGCGCAGGAGGTTTTCCGCCTCTTCCTCGTCGATGTAGAGGTCGCTGTTGCGGGTGATCTTGAAGGGCCAGGCGCCTTCCAGGAAGTCGCCGTGGAAAAGCTCCCCGACGAAGCGGGCGACGAGCTGGTGCAGCAGGATAAAGCGCCGCCGGGCCGCCCCCTCCGCGCGGGGCAGCTCCACCAGCCGGGGCAGGACGCGCGGCATCTGCACGACGGCGTAGGAGGGCTCCTCCCCCGCCTCCATCTCTGGACGGCGCAAGGCGACGATGAGGTTGTGGCTCTTGTTGAGGAGCTGCGGGAAGGGATGGCTGGAATCGACGGCCAGCGGGGTGAGGACGGGCAGGACTTCCTCCCGGAAGTGGCGGCCCGCCCAGGCCGTCTCCGCCGCGTCGAGGGCGCCGCCGTCGACGATCTCCAGGCCCGCCTCCTGGAGGGCGGGGCGCAGGGCGCCGTTCCACAGCGCGTGCTGGTCGGCCACCAGGCGCTGGGCGCGGGCGGACAGCGCCTCGAAGACCTGGCGGGGCTCCAGGCCGTCCATCGTCTCCTCCTCCGTCTCGTTCTCGATCTGCTGCTTGATGCCGGAGACGCGGATCTCGAAGAACTCGTCCAGGTTGGAACTGACGATGCAGAGGAAGTGGAGCCGTTCCAGGAGCGGCTGGCTGGGGTCGAGGGCCTCTTCCAGGACGCGCTGGTTGAACTCGAGCCAGCTCAGCTCGCGGTTCAGGAAATACTCGGGGTTTTCGAAGGGGCCGGCCACGGGGGCTTTAAACCTACCTTTTTCCGACCCGCGCGGCCAGTTCTTCCGCCGGGTAGGTGACGATCTCCGCCAGGGTGGGATGGTAATGGGGCATGGCCGCCAGCTCCTGCGCGGTCCCTCCGTAGCGCATGACGGCCAGGATCTCGTGGATCAGGTCGGAGGCGTGCGGCCCGGCGATCTGGCCGCCCAGGATGGTGCCGCGCCGGCGGTCGGCCACCAGCTTCACGAAGCCGTCCAGGGCCCCCATGATCATCGACTTGCCGTGGTCGTCGAAGGGGTACTTCGCCGCGATGACGTCGAGGCCCTTTTCCCGGGCCTCCGTCTCCGTGAGGCCGACGGAGGCGACCTCCGGGTCGGTGAAGAGGACCATCGCCTTGAGCCGGTAGTCCATTTTTTCCAGCTTGGCCCGGCCGCCTTTCAGGCCGGCGGCGATGTTCCGCGCCGCCGCCTCTCCCTGGAGGATAGCCAGGTGGACGATCTCGTAGGGCCCCGCCGCGTCGCCGACGGCGTAGATATGGGGCAGGTCGGTCTGCTGGGTGGGGCGGACGCGGAGCTTCCCCTCCCGCAGGCGGAGGCCCGCCGCTTCCAGGTTGAGGCGGGAGAGGGACGGCTTCCGGCCCAGGGCGTGCAGCACTTCCTCCGCCGCGACGCGGACGAGGCGCTGGCGCGGCCCCTCGCGGAAGTGGACCTCCTTGAGCTTCCCGCGCTTTTCGACGCGGACGAGCTGCGTGCCGGTGTGGACGTCCAGGCCGTGGCGGCGGAACGCCTTTTCCAGGACGGCGGAGACGTCGGGATCGAACTCCTTGGCCAGCCGCCCGCTGCGCTGGACGATCGTGACCTTCGTCCCCAGGGAGGCGTAAAAGTCGGCGAACTCGACCGCCACCGCGCCGCCGCCCAGGACGACGAGCGATTTGGGCAGCTTCTTGCGGGTCAGCGCCGTGTCGCTGGTGAGGTAGCCCGCCTCCGCCAGGCCGGGGACCGGCGGCGCGCCGATCTCTGAGCCGGTGGCGATGAGGAAGGCCTTCCCCTCCACCGCCAGGGGTTTGGCCCCGGGGACTTCCACCTCCACCGCATTCGGGCCGGTGAAGCGTGCCCAGCCGCGCAGGAGGGTGAAGGGGCCGTGCTCCAGCTGGCGGCGGCGGTAGGAGGCGAAGTCCTCGATCAGCCTATCCTTCCGCCGGAGGATGGCGGGCAGGTCGGCCTTCACGCGGCGGAGGCGGAGGCCGAACTCGGCGGCCTCCCCGGCGGCGCGCCAGCGGTGGGCCGATTCCAGGAGCGCCTTCGTCGGCATGCAGCCGCGCAGGATGCAGAGGCCGCCCAGTTCCCGCGCCCCGTCGATCACCGCCACGCGCAGGCCCAGGGAGGCCGCGGTGCGGGCCGCCGCGTAGCCGCCGGAGCCGCCGCCGATCACCACCAGGTCGAATTTCTTGGTCATAAGGAAAGGCCAGCCTACACGGAACGGCCCCGCGCGCGAATCCCGCTTTAGCGGGCGGCCCGCGCCGGGGCCCGCCGCGCGTCGAAGGACTTCCGGGCCGCCGTGAAGGTCCGAACCTGCCCGGCAATCCAGCTCCACAGCGGCTCGACCTGCTCCAGCAGCTTCATTCCCAAAGGGGTGATGGCGTATTCGACCCGGGGCGGCACCTCCGGAAAGAGTTTCCGGGTGGCCAGGCCGTCCCGCTCCAGCTGGCGGAGCGCCTTGGTGAGCGATTTCTGGCTGATCCCCCCCACCCGCTCCATGACGCGGGTAAAGCGGATCGGCCCTCCCGCCTCGGCCAGGACGCCCAGGGCCCAGAGGGACCACTTGTCGGAAAGCCGCGCCAGCAGCTCCCGGGTCATCGCCTCCTCCGCCTCGCTCAGGCTTTCGCAGAGCCGCTTGGCCTCTTCCATCCGT
This window contains:
- a CDS encoding NAD(P)/FAD-dependent oxidoreductase, producing MTKKFDLVVIGGGSGGYAAARTAASLGLRVAVIDGARELGGLCILRGCMPTKALLESAHRWRAAGEAAEFGLRLRRVKADLPAILRRKDRLIEDFASYRRRQLEHGPFTLLRGWARFTGPNAVEVEVPGAKPLAVEGKAFLIATGSEIGAPPVPGLAEAGYLTSDTALTRKKLPKSLVVLGGGAVAVEFADFYASLGTKVTIVQRSGRLAKEFDPDVSAVLEKAFRRHGLDVHTGTQLVRVEKRGKLKEVHFREGPRQRLVRVAAEEVLHALGRKPSLSRLNLEAAGLRLREGKLRVRPTQQTDLPHIYAVGDAAGPYEIVHLAILQGEAAARNIAAGLKGGRAKLEKMDYRLKAMVLFTDPEVASVGLTETEAREKGLDVIAAKYPFDDHGKSMIMGALDGFVKLVADRRRGTILGGQIAGPHASDLIHEILAVMRYGGTAQELAAMPHYHPTLAEIVTYPAEELAARVGKR
- a CDS encoding helix-turn-helix domain-containing protein; translation: MKASKRMEEAKRLCESLSEAEEAMTRELLARLSDKWSLWALGVLAEAGGPIRFTRVMERVGGISQKSLTKALRQLERDGLATRKLFPEVPPRVEYAITPLGMKLLEQVEPLWSWIAGQVRTFTAARKSFDARRAPARAAR